The Lutibacter profundi region CGCTCTGTACATGTTGTTTTACCAGCATCAATATGAGCCGCAATCCCTATATTTCTCGTATAATTTAAATCTCTTGCCATTATCTAATTAAAATCTAAGGTGAGAGAATGCTTTATTAGCATCAGCCATTTTATGAACATCAACCCTTTTCTTAACTGCAGCACCTTCTTCTTTTGCGGCAGCTAAAACTTCAGCTGCTAATCGTTGAGCCATTGATTTTTCATTACGTTTTCTTGAAAATTGAATCAACCATTTAATTGCAATAGACACTTTACGATCTGGTCTAATTTGCGATGGAATTTGAAAAGTTGCCCCACCAACTCTACGGCTACGAACCTCAACTTGTGGCATTACATTACTTAATGCATCTTTCCAAATTTCTAATGATGTTTTTTCCTCGTCTTGTTTTTTTTGCTCTACAATGTCCAATGCATCATAAAACACTTTAAAAGCTACAGACTTTTTACCATCCCACATTAAGTTATTTACAAAACGTGTTACCAATTGATCGTTAAATTTTGGATCTGGTAAAAGCACTCTTTTTTTCGCTGCTCTTTTTCTCATTTCTTTACATTAAAGTTCTTAAAATTACTTTTTAGGTGCTTTTGTACCATATTTAGAGCGACGCTGTGTTCTTCCATCAACACCTGCAGTATCTAATGCTCCACGAACAATATGATACCTAACTCCTGGTAAATCTTTAACCCTTCCACCTCTAACTAATACTATCGAGTGTTCTTGTAAATTATGTCCTTCTCCTGGAATATACGCATTCACTTCATTACCATTTGTTAACCTTACCCTTGCTACTTTACGCATTGCTGAGTTAGGTTTTTTTGGTGTAGTTGTGTATACACGTGTACATACTCCTCGTCTTTGAGGACAAGAATTTAAAGCAGCCGATTTACTCTTCTTAGTTATTTTGGTTCTTCCTTTTCGTACTAATTGCGAAATTGTTGGCATACTAAAATTTTGTTATTTATTACTTTTAAATTTATTAGCTCTTTTCAAAGAGTTTGCAAATGTACAAATATTTTTTTCTTAATCAAATATGATTTTATTT contains the following coding sequences:
- the rpsG gene encoding 30S ribosomal protein S7 yields the protein MRKRAAKKRVLLPDPKFNDQLVTRFVNNLMWDGKKSVAFKVFYDALDIVEQKKQDEEKTSLEIWKDALSNVMPQVEVRSRRVGGATFQIPSQIRPDRKVSIAIKWLIQFSRKRNEKSMAQRLAAEVLAAAKEEGAAVKKRVDVHKMADANKAFSHLRF
- the rpsL gene encoding 30S ribosomal protein S12; protein product: MPTISQLVRKGRTKITKKSKSAALNSCPQRRGVCTRVYTTTPKKPNSAMRKVARVRLTNGNEVNAYIPGEGHNLQEHSIVLVRGGRVKDLPGVRYHIVRGALDTAGVDGRTQRRSKYGTKAPKK